A section of the Polynucleobacter sp. AP-Sving-400A-A2 genome encodes:
- the rpsA gene encoding 30S ribosomal protein S1: protein MSESFAELFEESLTRSNMKTGQVISAEVLRIDHNFVVVNAGLKSEAFIPVEEFHNDAGEIEVAPGDFVSVAIDALENGYGDTILSRDKAKRLASWMNLEKALEQAEIVTGTVTGKVKGGLTVMVNGIRAFLPGSLVDTRPIKDTSPYEGKTMEFKVIKLDRKRNNVVLSRRAVVEASQGEERAKLMSNLKEGSVVQGIVKNITDYGAFVDLGGIDGLLHITDLAWRRVRHPSEMLTVGQEVTAKILKFDQEKNRVSLGVKQLGDDPWVGIARRYPPNTRLFGKVTNLTDYGAFVEIESGIEGLVHVSEMDWTNKNVAPSKATALGTEVEVMVLDIDEDKRRISLGIKQCKANPWEEFSRGQQKGDKLTGAIKSITDFGVFIGLPGGIDGLVHLSDISWNEPGEEAVKKYKKGDEVEATVLAIDVEKERISLGIKQLSGDPFNNYTSVSDKGSLVTGTVKAVDAKGATIHLADEVEAYLRASEISTDRVEDARNVLKEGDSVTAMIINIDRKSRVINLSIKAKDSSDQQDAMSKLQGDAQSGTTNLGALLKAKMDNQG, encoded by the coding sequence ATGTCTGAATCATTTGCAGAGCTATTTGAAGAATCATTAACCCGATCGAATATGAAGACCGGCCAAGTTATTTCGGCTGAAGTACTTCGCATCGACCATAACTTCGTCGTTGTTAACGCTGGATTGAAATCCGAAGCGTTTATTCCTGTTGAAGAATTCCATAACGACGCTGGCGAGATTGAAGTAGCTCCTGGCGATTTCGTTTCTGTTGCTATTGACGCTCTAGAGAACGGCTATGGCGACACCATCCTTTCCCGTGATAAAGCGAAACGCTTGGCATCATGGATGAACTTGGAAAAAGCGCTTGAGCAAGCTGAGATCGTTACCGGTACTGTTACTGGTAAGGTTAAAGGCGGCTTGACAGTGATGGTTAACGGTATCCGTGCATTCTTGCCTGGATCACTCGTTGATACACGCCCAATCAAAGACACCAGCCCTTACGAAGGTAAGACGATGGAGTTCAAGGTTATCAAGCTTGACCGTAAGCGTAACAACGTAGTGTTGTCACGTCGTGCGGTTGTTGAAGCTAGCCAAGGTGAAGAGCGTGCTAAGTTGATGTCTAACCTTAAAGAAGGTAGCGTTGTTCAAGGTATCGTTAAGAATATTACTGACTACGGCGCGTTCGTGGACCTCGGTGGTATCGACGGCCTCTTGCACATTACCGATTTGGCATGGCGTCGTGTGCGTCACCCAAGCGAGATGTTGACTGTTGGTCAAGAAGTTACCGCAAAGATTTTGAAGTTCGATCAAGAAAAGAACCGTGTTTCACTCGGCGTGAAACAACTTGGTGATGATCCATGGGTTGGTATCGCTCGTCGTTACCCGCCAAACACCCGTTTATTCGGTAAGGTAACCAACCTGACTGATTACGGCGCGTTCGTAGAAATCGAATCTGGTATCGAAGGTTTGGTACACGTTTCTGAAATGGACTGGACTAACAAGAACGTTGCTCCAAGCAAAGCTACTGCATTAGGAACTGAAGTTGAAGTGATGGTTCTGGATATTGATGAAGACAAGCGTCGTATCAGCTTGGGTATCAAGCAGTGCAAAGCAAATCCATGGGAAGAGTTTTCACGTGGACAACAAAAAGGCGACAAGTTAACTGGTGCAATCAAGTCTATTACTGACTTTGGTGTGTTTATTGGCTTGCCTGGCGGTATCGATGGTTTAGTTCACCTCTCAGACATTTCTTGGAATGAGCCAGGTGAAGAAGCTGTTAAGAAATACAAAAAAGGCGATGAAGTTGAAGCTACTGTATTGGCCATTGATGTTGAGAAAGAGCGTATCTCTCTCGGTATCAAGCAATTGTCTGGTGACCCATTCAATAACTACACATCCGTAAGCGACAAGGGTAGCCTTGTAACTGGTACTGTGAAAGCTGTTGATGCTAAGGGTGCGACCATTCACTTGGCTGATGAAGTTGAAGCTTACTTGCGTGCTTCTGAGATCTCAACAGATCGCGTTGAAGATGCACGCAATGTATTGAAAGAAGGCGATAGCGTAACTGCAATGATCATTAATATTGATCGCAAGTCACGTGTAATCAATCTTTCAATCAAAGCTAAAGACAGCTCTGACCAACAAGATGCTATGAGCAAGCTCCAAGGTGATGCGCAGTCCGGCACAACCAATTTGGGCGCTTTGTTAAAAGCAAAAATGGACAATCAAGGCTAA